AAGAGCTAGATTTGATAAAATGTTAAACTCTGAGCAAGTAGGGACTCTAATAACAGCTCTTGGCACTGCTATTGGTAATGAAGACTTTTCTTTGGATAAGTTAAGATATCATAAAATAATTATTATGACTGATGCTGATGTTGATGGTTCGCACATCAGAACCTTATTACTTACTTTCTTTTACCGGCATATGCGTCAATTAATTGATAAAGGATATCTATATATAGCTCAGCCGCCTTTATATAAAGTAAAAAAAGGTAATAACGAGCTTTACTTGAAAAATGAACAAGCTCTGCAAGATTATTTAGTCAAATCTACTATTAGTGATGCAACAATTATGTTGTATAATGGGGTAGAGATCATTGGTAATGATCTTGAGGGGATAATAAAGGCGGTTATCAGGTTCACTACGTTACTTGACCAAGTAAGCAAAAAATTTAATCGGCAAATTGCAGAATCTCTAGCTATAAAAGGTTTATTAGGTAATCAAATATTTGATAACGATAAGACAAATGAAATAAATCAGGCTTTAAATATTTTAAATCTTGGTGATATCACACCTGATAAGACAGATTGGCAGTTTATAGTTAACGCAAATAATATAGAATTTTTTCGCTTTGTTCGGGGGGTAAAAGAAAGTAAAATTTTATCAAAAGAACAGCTTGAGTCTTTTGAATTTATTCAGCTAGCTAAAGCATTTACCCCACTTGTAAATTTATTTATTGGACAAGCAAAGTTGTTGATTAAAAACCAGGAATTTATGATTACGTTACCTAGTATGTTACTGAATTATATATTAGAACATGGTAAAAAAGGTATAGCTATTCAACGTTTTAAAGGTCTTGGAGAGATGAATTCCGATCAGTTAGGAGAGACAACATTAGATCCTCAAAAAAGAACTTTACTGCAAGTTAAAGTACATGAACAAGATAGTGCTGAGGTGATTTTTTCAACATTAATGGGAGATATTGTTGAACCTAGAAGACAATTCATTCAAGCAAATGCTTTGAATGTAGTTAATTTAGATGTTTAAAACTCATAGGCACTCCCTTAAAGGTTAACTAAATTTTTATAGCAAGAAGTAGAAGTGTATACTCGATGAAAATCAAGAATTGCGTTAATTTCCCATTGAGAATGCTTATCCTTTATTAGACATCATCAAGAAGGTTGTGTAACGATGAAAAATTACTTGAACCAGATTAAATTGGGTATCAAGATTGGATTCATGGTGTTCATGGGCTTTTTCGCTTTTGAAGCAAATGCTCAAATTGTACAAGCATCTTCGGTTAACGAGATTAAAACATATACTTCTCAATTTGACGGCGAAAACACTCTTGTTTTATTTGACCTCGATTATGTACTGTTTGTGCCACGGGATAGCGTGTTAAGATATGCGGGCGAGAAAGACAATTATCGTTCAAAACACCTCAAAGCCATCTTTAAAGATTTTCAAGGAAAAGAGATTGTACTTAATGGGTGTAAAGTACCGATGGAAGAGTATTTAACTAGTCAGATTTTATCTTCTAGTAAGGTTGAGTTGGTTTCTTCGGACATGCCAAGCTTTGTTAACGAACTTGATTCTCAAAAAATGACTATTGTCGGGTTTACGACCAACAGCAGTGGGAAATACGGTATCGTTCAGAATGAAGCACAACTTCATTTATCACGCTTAAAGTCTCTTGGGTATCATTTTAAAGATAATGATGATTTATTAAAGGGTTACTTTCCTGAATGTATTTCTCGTGTTATATTCACGAACAAAACAGAT
Above is a genomic segment from Candidatus Tisiphia endosymbiont of Nedyus quadrimaculatus containing:
- a CDS encoding DUF2608 domain-containing protein, with the protein product MKNYLNQIKLGIKIGFMVFMGFFAFEANAQIVQASSVNEIKTYTSQFDGENTLVLFDLDYVLFVPRDSVLRYAGEKDNYRSKHLKAIFKDFQGKEIVLNGCKVPMEEYLTSQILSSSKVELVSSDMPSFVNELDSQKMTIVGFTTNSSGKYGIVQNEAQLHLSRLKSLGYHFKDNDDLLKGYFPECISRVIFTNKTDKGKVLLGFLEQLNKNYKNIVLVDDRLKNLISVQNVLKDKDPQINYLGIHYTELKDKNEVLNQDIADKQFQVLSQEHIWLSDDEAQARLNRSFVRNLRFYNFR